The proteins below are encoded in one region of Oncorhynchus masou masou isolate Uvic2021 chromosome 15, UVic_Omas_1.1, whole genome shotgun sequence:
- the zgc:193811 gene encoding uncharacterized protein zgc:193811 — MYVQPLPFYVESHKGASLPPLFQCSPLVSTSSHFSVTSHLEHNRKPQMGPLANTLHPRAPPHWNTHFLNELAQKLRDCGTVRLLSQPISEMKDSFRGQAAPHGPLLDHYCTLLALYRQLDPGQTPTVTADPLVSTAHAYYRHFSRSEIAPSSGLEAPSSYLSLKKSSTHSRLLGHKAPPTMSCHPWLPRPSVPLPYGGKHSLYRDSFRVPAPHPAPSGPSPVAIPDWRQPGPETGAGGAKRGLLRDIVEVPKMYLTENRVYGGNRTVLV; from the exons ATGTATGTGCAGCCCTTGCCTTTTTATGTGGAGAGTCACAAG GGTGCATCTCTGCCCCCTCTGTTCCAGTGTTCTCCCCTGGTGTCCACCAGCAGTCACTTCTCTGTCACCTCACACTTGGAGCACAACAGGAAGCCTCAGATGGGGCCCCTGGCCAACACACTGCACCCACGGGCCCCtccacactggaacacacacttCCTCAATGAGCTGGCACaaaag CTCCGGGACTGTGGGACAGTGCGCCTGctctctcagccaatcagtgaAATGAAGGACAGCTTCAGGGGCCAGGCTGCTCCACATGGCCCCCTGCTGGACCACTACTGCACCCTGCTG GCACTTTATAGACAGCTTGATCCAGGCCAGACCCCGACTGTGACAGCAGATCCCTTAGTCAGCACAGCTCATGCATACTACAGGCACTTTAGCAG GTCAGAGATTGCCCCTTCCTCTGGTCTGGAAGCCCCTTCCTCCTACCTTAGCCTGAAGAAGAGCTCCACCCACAGCCGCCTGCTGGGCCACAAAGCCCCTCCCACCATGTCCTGCCACCCTTGGCTGCCCCGCCCTTCTGTGCCCTTACCCTATGGAGGGAAACACAGCCTGTACAGGGACAGCTTCCGTGTGCCTGCCCCTCACCCTGCTCCCTCTGGTCCCTCGCCTGTTGCAATCCCAGACTGGCGACAACCCGGGCCTGAAACTGGTGCTGGAGGAGCTAAGAGAGGGCTTCTTAGGGACATCGTGGAGGTCCCCAAAATGTACCTGACAGAGAACCGGGTCTATGGGGGGAACCGGACCGTACTGGTCTGA